One segment of Marinobacter sediminum DNA contains the following:
- a CDS encoding response regulator, translating into MSDLKVLVVEDEPVMRARLVDMLYKAGATQVSECVDAASARDTFAAGEFQIILLDLGLPDGDGHELMQEFKRAREEQHIVLVTADDSIDSIQRAISAGANGYVVKPYSQEKIHDVVNNYAMVHGGDMAMIQGLNRHH; encoded by the coding sequence ATGAGCGACCTGAAGGTTCTGGTGGTGGAAGACGAGCCGGTCATGAGGGCAAGGTTGGTGGATATGCTCTACAAGGCTGGAGCAACCCAGGTTTCCGAATGCGTCGATGCTGCTTCTGCACGAGATACTTTCGCCGCCGGGGAATTTCAGATCATTCTGCTGGATCTGGGGTTGCCGGACGGCGACGGCCACGAACTCATGCAGGAATTCAAGCGTGCCCGGGAGGAACAGCATATTGTTCTGGTAACGGCTGATGACTCCATCGACAGCATCCAGCGTGCGATCAGTGCCGGTGCCAACGGTTACGTGGTGAAGCCGTATTCTCAGGAGAAGATTCACGATGTGGTCAATAACTACGCCATGGTTCACGGCGGGGATATGGCAATGATTCAGGGGTTGAACCGGCATCACTGA
- a CDS encoding 3'-5' exonuclease codes for MTTDSCPAFIDFEASSLDLIASYPIEVGLCMPDGGLHSWLIRPHILWQDWSESAEGIHGISRQTLESDGRAVSEVAHSLNELLPEQVFCDAWTFDSFWLHRLFRAARVRPQFQLESISMLLNPQQIRQWSTLRQQVIAELGLPVHRAANDALILHKTWEQIFLQGERTTALPNHSHQT; via the coding sequence ATGACCACCGATAGCTGCCCGGCCTTCATTGATTTTGAAGCATCCAGCCTCGACCTGATTGCAAGCTACCCGATCGAGGTGGGTCTTTGCATGCCGGATGGTGGGCTTCATAGCTGGCTGATTCGTCCGCATATACTCTGGCAGGACTGGTCTGAGAGCGCCGAAGGCATCCACGGTATTTCGCGCCAAACCCTGGAATCCGATGGACGAGCAGTCAGTGAGGTGGCACACAGTCTGAATGAACTGTTGCCAGAGCAGGTATTCTGCGATGCATGGACGTTTGACAGCTTCTGGCTTCACCGCCTGTTCCGGGCCGCCCGTGTGAGGCCCCAGTTCCAGCTCGAGTCCATTTCCATGCTACTGAACCCGCAGCAAATCCGGCAATGGTCCACTCTCCGCCAACAAGTGATCGCCGAGCTGGGATTGCCGGTGCACCGGGCTGCCAATGACGCCCTGATCCTGCACAAGACCTGGGAACAAATCTTCCTACAGGGCGAGCGGACAACCGCGTTGCCGAATCACAGCCATCAGACCTGA
- the queC gene encoding 7-cyano-7-deazaguanine synthase QueC: MTDTVVVIYSGGMDSYTLLHLARARGYEVHALSFNYGQRHVRELECASKVCDSLGISHKVIDIRAMSEVMAGSALTGDVNVPEGHYEEDSMKATVVPNRNMILLSLATGYAVTTGAGAVWYGAHGGDHAIYPDCRPEFVAKMDAVCRVANYEPVGIEAPFMAMGKGQILAEGLKLGLDYGDTWTCYNGRQKACGRCGSCVERLEAFAANGVTDPLAYEAQC; the protein is encoded by the coding sequence ATGACTGACACCGTGGTTGTAATCTATTCCGGAGGCATGGACTCCTATACCTTGCTGCATCTGGCCCGTGCCCGCGGCTACGAGGTTCATGCACTGTCCTTCAACTACGGCCAGCGGCACGTGAGGGAGCTTGAGTGTGCAAGCAAGGTGTGCGATTCCCTGGGTATCTCTCACAAGGTGATCGATATCAGGGCCATGAGTGAGGTGATGGCCGGCTCTGCCCTCACCGGTGACGTCAACGTGCCCGAAGGTCACTACGAAGAGGACAGCATGAAGGCCACGGTTGTGCCTAACCGCAACATGATTCTGTTGTCACTGGCGACCGGCTATGCCGTTACGACCGGTGCCGGCGCAGTCTGGTACGGTGCGCACGGGGGTGACCATGCCATCTATCCGGATTGCCGCCCTGAGTTTGTCGCGAAGATGGACGCGGTATGCCGCGTGGCCAACTATGAGCCGGTAGGCATCGAAGCGCCATTCATGGCTATGGGCAAGGGTCAGATCCTGGCAGAGGGTCTGAAGCTCGGCCTGGATTACGGTGATACCTGGACCTGCTACAACGGTCGGCAGAAGGCATGCGGTCGATGCGGCTCTTGTGTGGAACGACTGGAAGCCTTCGCCGCCAACGGCGTGACTGATCCTCTGGCTTATGAGGCGCAGTGCTGA
- the queE gene encoding 7-carboxy-7-deazaguanine synthase, with protein sequence MYRVKEAFYTLQGEGAQAGRAAVFCRFSKCNLWSGREKDRASAVCNFCDTDFVGTDGQNGGRFDTPDALAAHIRSLWPDAPGHPYVVCTGGEPLLQLDEPLIEAFHREGFEVGVETNGTLPAPEGIDWLCVSPKANAPVVIEACDELKLVYPQPLAMPERFLPIRATHYFLSPMASPVATEGGGDPVKLSNTRKATDYCLSHPQWRLTLQMHKIIGID encoded by the coding sequence ATGTATCGGGTCAAGGAAGCGTTCTATACCCTGCAGGGTGAAGGTGCTCAGGCTGGTCGTGCCGCCGTCTTTTGTCGGTTCAGCAAGTGCAACCTGTGGAGTGGCCGGGAGAAAGATCGGGCCAGTGCTGTCTGCAATTTCTGTGACACCGACTTTGTCGGTACCGATGGCCAGAATGGCGGTCGTTTCGACACCCCCGACGCACTGGCAGCTCACATTCGCAGCCTGTGGCCGGATGCACCGGGACATCCCTATGTGGTGTGCACGGGTGGTGAGCCGTTATTGCAGTTGGACGAACCCCTGATCGAGGCCTTTCACAGAGAGGGCTTTGAGGTTGGCGTGGAAACCAACGGTACCCTGCCGGCACCCGAAGGCATCGACTGGCTGTGTGTGAGCCCCAAGGCAAATGCGCCGGTGGTTATCGAAGCCTGTGATGAGCTCAAGCTGGTGTATCCCCAGCCTCTGGCGATGCCGGAGCGTTTTCTGCCAATCCGCGCTACCCATTATTTTCTATCACCCATGGCATCGCCGGTGGCGACGGAAGGGGGTGGAGATCCGGTCAAACTGAGCAATACCCGCAAGGCCACGGATTACTGCCTCTCTCATCCCCAGTGGCGCTTAACCCTGCAAATGCACAAGATCATCGGTATCGACTGA
- a CDS encoding AraC family transcriptional regulator, translating to MRASVSTAQDLGMPAIYLHLLAELLHTIGLDERDLLLRVGLDPARLNSTELRVSQAQASEFVTRAIIESGEPGLGIMLAGELKLPLHGALGTAVMSSRSLNEALELMTRYLMLRAPHLQVTKRQAGSNAWYTVSCDTDLGPLQAFIMDAMLFGCVSMGVQLTGAVVEGSRILRQGPEPTYFHRFRRVISVPVEYGAAEDALVIPVSQLDLPIRFTDDQLAASSRAQCEEALRQLTKDAGFACRVRRVIETSHPFPPKLTRVAGTLFMSERTLKRRLQEENASFQNLVDQVRLARAGELLRNTGMNLRQIADSLGYADAANFTRAFKRWTGTSPSRYRAQALAPSAPEQNLLAATV from the coding sequence ATGCGCGCCTCAGTTTCCACTGCACAGGACCTGGGTATGCCAGCCATCTATCTGCATTTGCTGGCTGAACTGCTGCACACCATTGGTCTCGATGAGCGGGATCTGCTGCTCCGGGTCGGCCTTGATCCGGCCCGGCTGAACTCCACGGAGCTCAGGGTCAGCCAGGCTCAGGCCAGCGAGTTCGTAACCCGGGCGATTATCGAAAGCGGCGAGCCCGGCCTTGGCATCATGCTGGCAGGGGAACTGAAGCTGCCGCTGCACGGTGCGCTGGGCACCGCCGTCATGAGCAGCCGGTCCCTGAACGAGGCCCTGGAACTGATGACCCGATACCTGATGCTTCGGGCGCCCCACTTGCAGGTCACCAAACGACAGGCCGGCAGCAATGCGTGGTATACCGTTTCCTGTGATACGGATCTGGGCCCCCTCCAGGCTTTCATAATGGATGCCATGCTGTTCGGTTGTGTATCCATGGGTGTGCAATTGACGGGCGCTGTTGTGGAAGGGTCACGGATTCTGCGGCAGGGCCCCGAACCCACCTACTTCCACCGCTTTCGCCGGGTGATTTCAGTTCCCGTCGAATATGGCGCAGCGGAGGACGCACTGGTAATTCCGGTATCGCAACTGGACCTGCCTATTCGCTTCACCGACGATCAGCTGGCTGCCTCCTCCCGGGCCCAGTGCGAAGAAGCCCTGAGACAACTGACGAAAGATGCAGGCTTCGCCTGCCGGGTACGGCGGGTGATCGAAACCAGCCATCCGTTCCCGCCCAAACTGACGCGGGTTGCCGGAACATTGTTTATGTCGGAGCGCACGCTCAAACGGCGGCTTCAGGAAGAAAATGCCAGCTTCCAGAACCTGGTGGATCAGGTTCGCCTGGCGCGGGCCGGAGAGTTGCTGAGAAACACCGGCATGAACCTCAGACAGATCGCGGACTCTCTCGGTTACGCGGACGCCGCCAACTTCACCCGCGCCTTCAAGCGCTGGACAGGTACCAGCCCAAGCCGGTATCGGGCCCAGGCACTGGCGCCCTCGGCGCCAGAACAAAACTTGCTGGCCGCAACCGTCTGA
- a CDS encoding ExeM/NucH family extracellular endonuclease: MTATGRPCLFVHILILLALPSMGAAASDCGQPATPIARIQGTDDRSPLAGKTVTVEGILTLDSRTKGGFRGFYLQQADHQTDDNPLTSEALFIYTRRKAGKPGDRLRITGTAKEYHGLTELTGIENLIVCGQETLPRPVPLSLPWPENPETRENMRVEFRQPLTIIDNYNLARFGELTLAAEDQVIATEYQRPARSATQLSRQRQLQRVLLDDGKGEQDPVPVPWPPGGLDPEHTARAGGTVSNLTGVLDFRFGNWRIQPESIPSFNSANPRLPPPAHPSGDHIRVLSMNMENYFNGDGNGNGFPTSRGARTAADYREQHRRLLRALKAPDPDILALTEIENDGYGPDSAVATLARALGPDWHFIATPDSDGNDEIRNVLLYRNDRIMTMGDPSRLTSGPFQNRGRPPLAQVFQRLNGTASVRVVALHLKSKSCRGATGGNLDQNNGEGCYAQRRAASAVAITNWLEATPAPGTAAGTLITGDFNSYARETSLEILREAGFTSMVHWFHPCQPGSCPHYTYRYKGEKGSLDYALASSELKPHILGAHTWLINADEPRAIGYKSSLDPIKSLPWRSSDHNPVITDIRL, encoded by the coding sequence GTGACAGCGACCGGCCGCCCCTGTTTGTTCGTTCACATCCTGATTCTGCTGGCCCTGCCCTCAATGGGAGCAGCAGCCTCGGACTGTGGTCAGCCTGCGACGCCCATTGCCCGAATCCAGGGAACCGATGACCGCTCGCCACTGGCGGGCAAAACCGTCACTGTTGAGGGCATTCTCACGCTGGATTCCAGAACAAAAGGCGGCTTTCGTGGCTTTTATCTGCAGCAGGCTGACCACCAGACCGACGATAACCCACTAACCTCCGAAGCCCTGTTCATTTACACCCGTCGCAAAGCCGGGAAACCCGGTGACCGACTGAGAATAACCGGTACGGCAAAGGAGTATCATGGCCTCACCGAGCTGACAGGGATCGAAAACCTGATCGTTTGCGGTCAGGAAACACTGCCCCGGCCGGTCCCGCTATCGCTGCCCTGGCCAGAGAATCCGGAGACCCGGGAAAACATGCGGGTCGAATTCCGGCAGCCGCTCACCATTATCGATAACTACAACCTGGCCCGTTTTGGCGAGCTTACCCTTGCTGCCGAAGATCAGGTCATTGCCACGGAGTATCAGCGTCCGGCCCGATCAGCCACCCAACTCAGCAGGCAACGTCAGCTGCAACGCGTACTACTGGATGACGGAAAAGGAGAGCAGGATCCGGTGCCGGTACCCTGGCCACCAGGCGGCCTCGATCCGGAACACACAGCCCGAGCCGGAGGTACCGTGAGCAACCTGACCGGCGTTCTGGATTTTCGCTTTGGCAACTGGCGAATCCAGCCGGAAAGCATTCCCAGCTTCAATTCTGCCAATCCCCGGCTGCCGCCGCCAGCACACCCGTCAGGTGATCATATTCGAGTGCTGAGCATGAACATGGAGAATTATTTTAATGGCGACGGCAACGGGAACGGCTTTCCAACGTCGCGCGGCGCCCGGACTGCGGCGGACTACCGTGAACAGCATCGCCGTCTGTTGCGCGCGTTGAAGGCACCGGATCCGGATATCCTGGCCCTCACGGAAATTGAAAATGACGGTTATGGCCCGGACAGTGCGGTAGCCACACTGGCTCGGGCTCTGGGGCCTGACTGGCACTTTATTGCCACGCCGGATAGCGATGGCAACGATGAGATTCGTAACGTTCTGCTGTACCGGAACGACCGGATCATGACGATGGGTGATCCCTCCAGGCTGACTTCCGGCCCTTTTCAGAATCGCGGCCGACCGCCACTGGCACAGGTCTTTCAGCGCCTCAATGGAACGGCCAGTGTGCGGGTGGTTGCACTGCACCTGAAATCCAAATCCTGCCGTGGCGCCACCGGCGGCAATCTCGACCAGAACAACGGCGAGGGCTGTTACGCGCAGCGTCGGGCCGCATCTGCAGTAGCCATTACGAACTGGCTGGAGGCAACTCCAGCACCCGGGACCGCAGCCGGGACGCTGATTACCGGTGATTTCAACAGCTACGCCCGGGAAACGTCCCTGGAGATACTCCGGGAAGCCGGGTTCACCAGCATGGTTCACTGGTTTCACCCTTGTCAGCCCGGCTCATGCCCTCACTACACCTATCGTTACAAGGGTGAAAAGGGATCGCTCGATTATGCGCTGGCGTCCAGTGAGCTGAAACCCCACATTCTCGGCGCCCATACCTGGCTGATCAACGCCGACGAACCACGTGCGATCGGTTACAAGAGCTCGCTGGATCCCATCAAGTCGCTGCCCTGGCGATCCTCCGATCATAATCCGGTCATTACCGACATCCGGCTCTGA
- a CDS encoding helix-turn-helix transcriptional regulator, whose translation MKKTDWPIRWDLLLRYRLIETIALWEGRLTTNHICHSFGIGRQQASKDINTYLRELAPGNLTYDRHLKGYVPAEKFNPVVTRGQVGEYLDLLARQQTLSNTFESLNIDLPDSAVVQGPNRIISPETMRAVVTATRHGRQMRASYVSLSRPEAMESILEPHTLVCTGNSWHLRAWCDSNREFRDFALSRFHRPPEALRQRAKRSGQQDDDWNRKVTMVITPDLRLTEAQQEIIARDYGMKRGHLEIESRAALAPYVLSRLGITLDNQHPDPLVQQLELANPEQLGFGSKRERALKAVAGLC comes from the coding sequence ATGAAAAAAACGGACTGGCCCATCCGCTGGGATTTGCTACTTCGCTACCGACTGATTGAAACCATTGCCCTGTGGGAAGGTCGGCTGACCACCAACCACATCTGCCACAGCTTTGGCATCGGTCGTCAGCAAGCGTCCAAGGACATCAATACCTACCTGCGAGAACTGGCTCCGGGTAACCTGACGTACGACCGTCACCTGAAAGGGTATGTTCCCGCGGAGAAATTTAACCCCGTCGTCACCCGCGGTCAGGTTGGCGAATACCTGGATCTGCTCGCACGTCAGCAAACTCTGAGCAATACCTTTGAGTCCCTCAACATCGACTTGCCTGACAGCGCGGTGGTGCAGGGGCCAAACCGGATCATCTCCCCGGAAACCATGCGTGCTGTGGTCACCGCCACCCGCCATGGCCGTCAGATGCGAGCCAGCTATGTGTCACTGAGCCGGCCGGAAGCGATGGAAAGCATTCTCGAGCCCCACACTCTGGTGTGCACCGGAAACAGCTGGCACCTGCGCGCCTGGTGCGATTCCAACCGGGAATTCCGGGACTTCGCCCTGAGCCGCTTCCACAGACCGCCCGAAGCTCTGCGCCAGCGCGCAAAACGCTCCGGTCAGCAGGATGACGACTGGAACCGGAAGGTAACCATGGTGATTACGCCAGACTTGCGTCTGACCGAGGCACAACAGGAAATCATTGCCCGGGACTACGGCATGAAACGGGGCCACCTGGAGATTGAGTCACGCGCGGCGCTGGCGCCCTACGTACTGTCCCGACTCGGTATCACTCTGGACAACCAGCATCCGGACCCCCTTGTCCAGCAGCTTGAACTGGCCAACCCGGAACAGCTCGGCTTTGGCAGCAAACGGGAGCGGGCTTTGAAAGCGGTCGCCGGCCTCTGCTAG
- a CDS encoding MFS transporter, producing the protein MTRMVTSLSALILSIVLLVSGNAFLMTLLGIRLSIEAISPDIIGWILVCYSIGFVLGTLYVHRIIGRVGHIRAFAVLAAISAVTSLLYPMAVSEIFWAVLRVISGFSIAGVLVVIESWFSSRATNANRGALFAVYQVVFYLSAAGGQLVVNIGDPSNFMPFSIAAILLTLALVPISMTRMEAPVIEQVQRISFFTLARESFTGIAGALICGVMIGGFYALGPVYATLVGLDVAKTSTFMASAIVAAMLLAWPLGRLCDHFDRRRIMFWVAMVAAASASAVAILGAGDVWLLTLFVGLFTGLSATLYPIAVAITNDRMESNRIVAASATLLLSYGIGSVIGPIAMAELINLVGPSGLFFGNTGFLLALAIVTSYRISHTEDVAVEDQEHFVAAMPETSVVLTEMDPRNADFHMSSEVDRVDEEAIRQQG; encoded by the coding sequence ATGACCAGAATGGTCACTTCTCTGTCTGCCCTTATCCTGAGCATCGTTTTACTGGTGAGCGGTAATGCGTTTCTGATGACGTTGCTGGGTATCCGTCTGAGTATTGAGGCCATCTCGCCCGATATTATCGGCTGGATTCTGGTGTGCTATTCCATCGGCTTTGTTCTCGGCACTCTCTACGTGCACAGGATCATTGGTCGGGTGGGCCATATCCGCGCATTTGCGGTGCTTGCGGCAATATCAGCGGTAACCTCGCTGCTGTACCCGATGGCTGTTTCCGAAATTTTCTGGGCGGTTCTGCGAGTCATTTCGGGATTCAGCATTGCCGGCGTTCTGGTGGTCATCGAGAGCTGGTTCTCCAGTCGGGCCACCAACGCCAACCGTGGTGCTCTGTTTGCAGTATACCAGGTCGTATTCTATCTCTCGGCCGCCGGCGGTCAGCTTGTTGTCAACATTGGCGATCCGTCCAACTTTATGCCGTTTTCCATTGCGGCAATTCTGTTGACCCTGGCATTGGTCCCCATTTCCATGACCCGCATGGAAGCGCCAGTCATTGAACAGGTTCAGCGGATTTCCTTCTTCACGCTTGCCCGCGAGTCTTTTACCGGTATCGCCGGGGCGCTGATCTGCGGCGTCATGATTGGTGGTTTCTACGCCCTGGGGCCAGTATACGCCACGTTGGTTGGCCTGGACGTGGCAAAGACCTCCACTTTCATGGCCAGTGCCATCGTGGCGGCGATGTTGTTGGCCTGGCCGCTCGGGCGGCTGTGTGACCATTTTGACCGCCGCCGGATTATGTTCTGGGTGGCGATGGTGGCTGCGGCTTCGGCGTCCGCGGTGGCGATACTGGGTGCTGGCGATGTCTGGTTGCTGACTCTGTTTGTCGGGCTTTTCACCGGTTTATCCGCCACCCTTTACCCGATTGCAGTCGCCATCACCAACGACCGGATGGAGAGCAACCGGATTGTTGCCGCCAGCGCCACCTTGCTTCTGAGTTATGGGATTGGCAGCGTCATCGGCCCCATTGCCATGGCAGAGCTGATCAACCTTGTGGGCCCCTCGGGACTGTTTTTCGGCAATACCGGGTTCCTCCTTGCCCTTGCGATCGTCACCAGTTACCGCATCAGCCATACCGAAGATGTTGCGGTTGAAGATCAGGAGCACTTTGTCGCTGCGATGCCAGAAACGTCTGTTGTCCTGACTGAGATGGATCCGCGCAATGCAGACTTCCATATGTCGTCGGAAGTCGACAGAGTTGATGAAGAGGCGATACGTCAGCAAGGCTGA
- a CDS encoding MarR family transcriptional regulator, whose translation MRDQFPFAVARVTRRWRKMLDERLKDLGVTQARWSTMVYLEKGGEGLTQRELASLMAIENPTLVRLLDSLEEQDLIERRPCPSDRRARRLHLTDAGRDFMDVLSGRAEKLREEMLEGISDKEIECTVKVFQRIMENAERQK comes from the coding sequence ATGAGAGATCAATTTCCCTTTGCTGTAGCCCGGGTTACCCGCCGCTGGAGAAAAATGCTGGATGAGCGCCTCAAGGATCTCGGTGTCACCCAGGCCAGATGGAGCACCATGGTGTATCTGGAAAAGGGTGGTGAAGGCCTTACGCAGCGTGAACTGGCAAGCCTGATGGCTATCGAGAACCCGACCCTGGTGCGGTTGCTGGATAGCCTTGAAGAGCAGGACCTGATCGAGCGTCGGCCCTGTCCCAGTGATCGCCGTGCTCGCCGACTGCACCTGACGGATGCGGGTCGTGATTTCATGGACGTTCTTTCCGGTCGGGCTGAAAAGCTGCGGGAAGAGATGCTGGAAGGCATCAGTGACAAGGAAATCGAATGCACCGTGAAGGTGTTCCAACGAATCATGGAAAACGCTGAAAGGCAGAAGTAA
- a CDS encoding MDR family MFS transporter, which translates to MSDNTVEGLRARYGERWRWLAVATVMLGTMATVLSATVVNVALHDIMLEFGIRQGQVHWLATGFIAAMTTTMLASSWLLDHFGVRKTLAGAMFMFTVISIAGGFAVSPEQLIAARVGQGAMAGLMQPMGMYLVFRIFPRDKRGQAMGIYGMGVILAPALGPVLGGVLVDQLSWRYVMFAPAPVTIIGVLMAWRFLPLPPSRPEPYRFDLIGLLLLGATIGLSLDTLNRLQDLSGQQLRVAVGGCIAVVFLLLFVVRERRTRHPLVNIALLRKPTFLYANLGAMALGLALFGSTYLVPLFVQTALDFTATEAGLLMLPAGIVLGMTFPLAGRLADKQSARKLVIFGIVLFACSAALFALSDLSLAFGWLVLWTVLGRIGIGFMLPALSTGALNPLAKEELGAGSSTINFTRQLGGAFGVNMVALTIEFGEHSGGMPTINAFHAAWWLVAIFVAVAAIPVWKMRA; encoded by the coding sequence CTGAGTGACAATACTGTCGAGGGCCTGAGGGCCCGCTATGGTGAACGCTGGCGCTGGCTGGCCGTGGCTACCGTGATGCTCGGCACCATGGCCACCGTGCTCAGTGCCACGGTAGTGAATGTTGCTCTCCACGACATCATGCTGGAGTTTGGCATCCGCCAGGGTCAGGTGCACTGGCTTGCGACCGGTTTTATTGCCGCCATGACCACAACCATGCTGGCATCCTCCTGGTTGTTGGACCATTTCGGGGTTCGCAAGACTCTTGCCGGCGCCATGTTCATGTTTACCGTGATCTCCATTGCTGGTGGTTTTGCGGTCTCGCCCGAACAGCTGATCGCCGCCCGCGTGGGCCAGGGTGCCATGGCCGGATTGATGCAGCCGATGGGCATGTATCTGGTGTTCAGAATCTTTCCCCGTGACAAGCGCGGTCAGGCCATGGGCATCTATGGCATGGGCGTGATTCTGGCGCCAGCACTCGGTCCGGTGCTTGGCGGGGTTCTGGTTGATCAGTTGAGTTGGCGCTACGTCATGTTTGCGCCGGCGCCGGTTACCATCATCGGCGTTCTCATGGCCTGGCGTTTCCTGCCGCTGCCACCTTCCCGTCCCGAACCCTATCGTTTTGACCTGATCGGTCTTCTTCTGCTTGGCGCTACCATTGGTCTTTCGCTTGACACCTTGAACCGGTTGCAGGACCTGTCCGGCCAACAGCTTCGTGTGGCCGTCGGCGGCTGTATTGCGGTTGTGTTCCTGTTGCTGTTTGTCGTGCGCGAACGTCGCACGCGGCATCCCTTGGTAAATATTGCCCTGCTTCGCAAACCGACCTTTCTATACGCCAACCTTGGTGCCATGGCCCTGGGGCTGGCGCTATTCGGATCGACTTACCTGGTGCCCCTTTTCGTCCAGACCGCCCTGGATTTCACCGCCACTGAGGCCGGCCTGCTCATGTTGCCGGCGGGAATTGTGCTTGGCATGACGTTCCCTCTGGCGGGACGATTGGCGGATAAACAGAGTGCCCGCAAGCTGGTGATATTTGGCATAGTCCTGTTTGCCTGTTCGGCAGCACTCTTTGCTTTGTCCGATTTGTCACTGGCATTTGGGTGGCTTGTGTTGTGGACTGTTCTCGGCCGAATAGGTATCGGTTTCATGCTGCCGGCGCTGTCCACGGGGGCGCTGAACCCTCTTGCTAAGGAGGAGTTGGGGGCGGGTTCCAGTACCATTAATTTCACTCGCCAGCTTGGTGGCGCCTTTGGTGTGAATATGGTCGCCCTGACCATTGAATTCGGGGAGCATAGCGGTGGTATGCCCACCATAAACGCATTCCATGCGGCGTGGTGGCTGGTGGCGATCTTTGTTGCCGTGGCTGCGATTCCGGTGTGGAAGATGCGCGCATAG
- a CDS encoding TMEM165/GDT1 family protein, giving the protein MDAFLASTVAVAIAEIGDKTQLLSLFLVARYAKRLPIILGIFVATVLNHALSAWLGAWVARFIPETWLPWILAVSFVAIAAWLLIPDKDDSDDSKFLGMGAFMATTIMFFLAEIGDKTQIATVVLAARFSETFWVIMGTTVGMLIANIPVIMAGRWLMERLPLATARISASILFVVLAVVTLWATFMNS; this is encoded by the coding sequence ATGGACGCTTTCCTTGCCTCGACGGTTGCTGTCGCCATTGCTGAAATTGGTGACAAGACCCAACTGTTATCCCTGTTCCTCGTTGCCCGTTACGCGAAACGCCTGCCCATTATCCTCGGCATTTTTGTTGCGACTGTCCTGAATCATGCCTTGTCGGCCTGGCTTGGCGCCTGGGTCGCCCGGTTTATTCCGGAAACCTGGCTACCATGGATACTGGCCGTGAGCTTTGTTGCCATTGCCGCCTGGTTGCTGATTCCCGACAAGGATGACAGCGACGACTCGAAATTTCTGGGGATGGGCGCCTTCATGGCCACCACCATCATGTTTTTCCTTGCAGAGATCGGCGACAAGACCCAGATTGCAACGGTTGTGCTCGCAGCACGTTTTTCAGAGACTTTCTGGGTAATCATGGGCACGACAGTAGGGATGTTGATTGCCAATATACCGGTTATCATGGCAGGGCGCTGGCTGATGGAAAGGCTTCCCCTTGCCACGGCGAGAATCAGCGCGAGCATTCTGTTTGTGGTGCTGGCGGTTGTGACCTTGTGGGCCACTTTCATGAACTCCTGA